A genomic region of Dactylococcopsis salina PCC 8305 contains the following coding sequences:
- the rsmI gene encoding 16S rRNA (cytidine(1402)-2'-O)-methyltransferase: MRKGTLYLVGTPIGNLEDMTFRAIKTLKTVDLIAAEDTRHTGKLLHHYEIETPQISYHEHNRKQREQEIIESLQQGKIIALVTDAGMPAISDPGYDLVKACLAAKISVVPIPGVTAAITALAVSGLSTNRFVFEGFLPVKGKAREERLQAIKQETRTMILYESPHKLKATLQDLGEFLGIDRALMLGRELTKFYESFHYFTCEEAINYYTEKTPKGEYTLVVSGREESRELNLSSEEIKGELRQLLAQGIPRSQASRQLAKLTSLSRQEIYQLSMELE, translated from the coding sequence ATGAGAAAAGGAACACTTTATTTAGTGGGAACACCTATTGGCAATTTAGAAGATATGACATTTCGGGCGATTAAAACCTTAAAAACAGTTGATTTAATTGCCGCTGAAGATACACGCCACACAGGAAAATTATTACACCATTACGAAATAGAAACGCCTCAAATTAGTTACCATGAACATAATCGGAAACAACGGGAACAAGAAATAATAGAATCCTTACAGCAAGGGAAAATAATTGCCCTCGTCACCGATGCGGGAATGCCTGCAATTTCTGATCCAGGATATGATTTAGTTAAGGCTTGTTTAGCTGCAAAAATTTCTGTAGTTCCCATTCCTGGTGTTACCGCAGCCATTACGGCTTTAGCGGTTTCAGGATTATCAACCAACCGTTTTGTTTTTGAGGGGTTTCTTCCCGTGAAAGGGAAAGCGAGAGAAGAACGTTTACAAGCAATAAAACAGGAAACAAGGACGATGATTTTATATGAATCACCGCATAAGTTAAAGGCAACTTTGCAAGATTTAGGGGAGTTTCTGGGCATTGATCGAGCGCTTATGTTAGGAAGAGAACTGACTAAATTTTATGAGAGTTTTCATTATTTCACTTGCGAGGAAGCCATTAATTACTACACCGAAAAAACACCGAAAGGGGAATATACTTTAGTGGTTTCAGGAAGAGAAGAAAGTAGGGAATTAAATCTTTCTTCCGAAGAAATCAAAGGAGAATTGAGACAACTTTTAGCACAAGGAATCCCTCGCTCGCAAGCGAGTCGTCAGTTAGCAAAATTAACTTCTCTTTCTCGTCAAGAAATTTATCAATTATCAATGGAACTAGAATAA
- the dprA gene encoding DNA-processing protein DprA yields the protein MESERLYWLAWSQVSGVGAVTLQRLQKHFSSLKKAWEANQQELQQVSGLGKKSIAQILEQRSRLSPETILTEHLKKNPQFWTPSDEEYPRLLLEIPSPPPTLYYRGKIDPQEMQGTRPLISIVGTRSPSEYGKKWTQKLTFTLVKHGYTIVSGLAAGIDGIAHQSCLEAGGRTIAVLGTGLDITYPQENRNLYQKVEENGAILTEYAQGTQPDRGNFPARNRIVAGLSRAVIVTEAPEKSGALITAKYANEFGRDVYVLPGSLDNKNAIGCLGLLNRGANVILSEGHLLEMLGTMPQLDLLPEKSAPEPEIAPELKEILSAIASEPTAFDLIVQNVPQTPNAIAAGLLQLELLGLISQAPGMRYQRIN from the coding sequence ATGGAATCAGAACGTCTTTATTGGTTAGCATGGTCGCAAGTTTCAGGAGTCGGTGCTGTTACCCTCCAAAGATTACAAAAACATTTTTCGAGCTTAAAAAAAGCCTGGGAAGCGAATCAACAAGAATTACAACAAGTGTCTGGGTTAGGAAAGAAAAGTATAGCGCAAATTCTTGAGCAGCGATCGCGCCTTTCTCCCGAAACAATTTTAACCGAACATCTGAAAAAAAATCCCCAATTTTGGACTCCATCGGACGAGGAATATCCACGCTTATTATTAGAAATTCCTTCGCCACCGCCGACACTTTATTATCGAGGAAAAATTGACCCTCAAGAAATGCAGGGAACACGACCTTTAATTAGTATTGTTGGCACTCGATCGCCCAGTGAATATGGGAAAAAATGGACGCAAAAACTAACATTTACCCTTGTTAAACATGGTTATACAATTGTTTCAGGATTAGCCGCTGGTATCGACGGGATCGCCCATCAGAGTTGTTTAGAAGCAGGAGGAAGAACAATCGCCGTTTTAGGAACAGGATTAGATATTACTTACCCCCAAGAAAATCGAAACTTGTATCAAAAAGTCGAAGAAAACGGCGCAATTTTAACCGAATATGCTCAAGGAACGCAGCCCGATCGAGGCAATTTTCCAGCCAGAAATCGCATTGTTGCGGGTTTATCTCGCGCCGTAATTGTCACCGAAGCCCCCGAAAAATCAGGGGCATTAATTACCGCCAAATATGCCAACGAATTTGGGCGTGATGTATATGTTTTACCGGGATCATTAGATAATAAAAACGCGATCGGGTGTTTAGGATTACTGAATCGAGGCGCAAATGTTATTCTTAGCGAAGGGCATTTATTAGAAATGTTGGGAACAATGCCACAACTAGACTTATTACCCGAAAAAAGCGCTCCTGAGCCAGAAATTGCCCCAGAATTAAAAGAAATTTTAAGCGCGATCGCTTCAGAACCAACTGCCTTTGATTTAATCGTGCAAAACGTTCCTCAAACCCCAAATGCGATCGCTGCAGGATTATTACAATTAGAACTACTCGGTTTAATTTCCCAAGCGCCTGGAATGCGTTACCAACGCATCAATTGA
- a CDS encoding DUF4258 domain-containing protein produces the protein MILGFGQDNRPIHVVCAPKTEYLAIITAYCPDINDWSSDFRRRKN, from the coding sequence TTGATTTTAGGCTTTGGACAAGATAATCGTCCAATTCATGTTGTTTGTGCGCCCAAGACAGAATATCTCGCTATTATTACAGCTTACTGTCCAGATATTAACGATTGGTCATCAGATTTTCGGAGGAGAAAAAACTAA
- a CDS encoding TldD/PmbA family protein, whose translation MTTTTNSIITKDQALSLLETIIKQSKADGVFVTVNAEESALSRFSENQITQNLDRAQVKVTITSYYGKQSASAATTELDAASIEDTLNRSQTLAQVAPDDPEWVGLLPLQQYDPRFPANDEATANFSPLQKGEMIQQVAEKCRQNGVDGSGTLSSRVKLQVVGNSEGLRACETGTDANFSFTARVGTGSSWHQRSSYSINNLPVNYIIDKVIERAIASQNPREIQPGCYPVIFDAAAFADLLPWIIWNLDARAADEGRSFMSSAEGGNRLGESLFSPNVEVWRDGNHPLLQTGTFFSDGFPNTRLPLIRQGKVENLSYSRYWAQQKETSPTGAFYPIVMSGSDKSLTDLIAETKQGIFISRAWYVRYVNPRTLEVTGMTRDGTFWIENGELAYPIKNLRFNQNLPEMLNQIDDLSEVQRFGGTVVPGVRVKGFNFSSVTDSI comes from the coding sequence ATGACGACTACCACGAATTCAATTATTACCAAAGATCAGGCACTTTCTTTATTAGAAACAATCATTAAACAATCAAAAGCTGACGGAGTTTTTGTTACGGTTAATGCTGAAGAATCTGCCCTCAGTCGCTTTAGTGAAAATCAGATTACTCAAAATCTCGATCGAGCGCAGGTGAAAGTAACCATCACCAGCTATTATGGGAAACAAAGTGCATCTGCTGCCACTACCGAACTAGATGCCGCCTCGATCGAAGACACCCTTAACCGTTCTCAAACCTTAGCACAAGTCGCCCCTGATGACCCTGAATGGGTGGGATTATTGCCACTGCAACAATATGATCCTCGCTTTCCCGCCAACGACGAGGCAACAGCGAATTTCTCCCCATTGCAGAAAGGAGAAATGATCCAGCAGGTAGCTGAGAAATGTCGCCAAAACGGAGTCGATGGTTCAGGAACACTCAGCAGTCGGGTAAAATTGCAAGTAGTGGGCAATTCCGAGGGGTTACGTGCTTGTGAAACGGGTACAGATGCAAATTTTAGTTTTACCGCCCGTGTTGGCACTGGTTCAAGTTGGCATCAACGCAGTAGTTACTCAATTAACAATTTACCTGTTAATTACATCATAGATAAGGTGATTGAAAGGGCGATCGCATCCCAAAACCCGCGAGAAATTCAACCAGGATGTTATCCAGTCATCTTTGATGCGGCTGCTTTTGCCGACTTACTGCCTTGGATAATCTGGAATTTAGACGCAAGGGCTGCCGACGAAGGACGTTCTTTTATGTCATCTGCTGAAGGGGGAAATCGTCTCGGAGAATCCTTATTTAGCCCCAATGTAGAAGTTTGGCGAGATGGAAATCATCCTTTATTACAAACAGGAACATTTTTTAGTGATGGCTTCCCCAACACTCGTTTACCTCTGATTCGACAAGGCAAAGTAGAAAACCTCAGTTACAGTCGATATTGGGCGCAACAGAAAGAAACTTCACCAACAGGGGCGTTTTACCCGATCGTCATGTCTGGAAGTGACAAGTCTTTAACCGATTTAATTGCAGAGACAAAACAGGGAATCTTTATTTCTCGCGCCTGGTATGTGCGTTATGTTAATCCCCGCACCTTAGAGGTAACTGGAATGACCAGAGATGGCACATTTTGGATTGAAAATGGCGAGTTAGCCTATCCCATTAAAAACCTGCGCTTTAATCAAAATCTTCCTGAAATGTTAAACCAAATTGATGACTTATCAGAAGTACAAAGATTTGGGGGAACAGTAGTTCCTGGCGTGAGAGTCAAGGGATTTAATTTTAGTAGCGTCACCGACAGCATCTAA
- a CDS encoding DUF4168 domain-containing protein, protein MFNPLYISSASLLLLLTLSTPALAQPSAPVAQSQVKQASEGEINSQEIEQFAKAIQEMRAIQIESRDKVNEALQNEGLSKERFREILKAQRNPQEDIDMSQQEQEQFETVSEKLAQIQRETQSNMKEAVESKGLEVPRFQQILAAVREQPTLRQEVQQIIQSESDE, encoded by the coding sequence ATGTTCAACCCCCTATACATCAGTAGTGCCAGCCTGTTATTACTCTTAACTCTATCCACTCCTGCTTTAGCGCAACCCTCAGCACCCGTAGCACAAAGCCAAGTCAAACAAGCCAGCGAAGGAGAAATCAATTCTCAAGAAATAGAACAATTTGCGAAAGCGATTCAAGAAATGCGAGCCATTCAAATTGAATCCAGAGATAAAGTCAATGAAGCGCTCCAAAATGAAGGATTAAGCAAAGAGAGATTCCGAGAAATTTTAAAAGCGCAACGAAACCCTCAAGAAGACATTGATATGTCACAACAGGAACAAGAACAATTTGAAACTGTAAGTGAGAAGTTAGCTCAAATCCAGCGTGAAACTCAATCCAACATGAAAGAAGCAGTAGAATCAAAAGGATTAGAAGTTCCTCGTTTCCAGCAAATTTTAGCCGCCGTTCGAGAACAACCTACCCTCCGCCAGGAAGTCCAACAAATCATTCAAAGCGAAAGCGATGAGTAA
- a CDS encoding YgiT-type zinc finger protein — translation MECPSCQGKMQWKTAPFSIDRNGYHITWDAIPAWVCEDCGEVIFETKEVDLVQTVVKSRLGEEKRNPTPSKK, via the coding sequence ATGGAATGTCCATCTTGTCAAGGAAAAATGCAATGGAAAACTGCTCCCTTTTCCATCGATCGTAATGGTTATCATATTACTTGGGATGCAATTCCTGCTTGGGTTTGTGAGGACTGTGGCGAAGTTATTTTTGAAACTAAAGAAGTTGATTTAGTTCAAACAGTAGTAAAAAGTAGGTTGGGTGAAGAGAAGCGTAACCCAACACCAAGTAAAAAGTAG
- a CDS encoding HAD-IIB family hydrolase has protein sequence MSPIANFKSEDAKKVKLVATDFDGTVTEKGQLTVAAIEAISQLPTVGIKLIIVTGRSAGWVNGLRNYLPVDGSIAENGGVYYHDPEASPDFLVSIPSRNQHRQNLESVFQQLKVSFPHLQESPDNAFRFTDWTFDVAGLSIADLKQIAEECQQQGYGFTYSSVQCHIKPQLQDKASGLQTVLKTYFPDISNEEVLTIGDSPNDESLFNPEIFPISVGVANIKPYQQQLTHIPKYVTEASEGKGFSELVNYLIPPF, from the coding sequence ATGAGTCCTATTGCTAATTTCAAATCAGAAGATGCTAAAAAAGTGAAACTGGTTGCCACAGATTTTGATGGCACAGTTACGGAAAAAGGTCAGTTGACGGTGGCTGCAATTGAGGCAATATCACAGTTGCCTACGGTAGGAATTAAATTAATTATTGTGACTGGACGATCGGCAGGGTGGGTGAATGGCTTAAGAAATTATTTGCCAGTTGACGGCTCGATCGCGGAAAATGGAGGAGTTTACTATCATGATCCCGAAGCGTCTCCAGATTTTCTGGTTTCAATTCCTTCCCGAAACCAACATCGTCAAAATTTAGAATCAGTTTTCCAACAACTAAAAGTTTCCTTTCCTCACCTACAAGAATCTCCTGATAATGCTTTTCGTTTTACAGACTGGACATTTGACGTTGCGGGGTTATCAATTGCTGACTTAAAACAAATTGCGGAGGAGTGTCAGCAACAAGGCTATGGCTTTACTTATAGCAGCGTACAATGTCATATCAAACCACAATTGCAGGACAAAGCAAGTGGCTTACAAACTGTTCTTAAAACTTATTTTCCAGACATTAGCAACGAAGAAGTTTTAACCATTGGCGATAGTCCTAATGATGAATCATTATTCAATCCTGAAATTTTCCCGATATCGGTAGGAGTGGCGAATATCAAACCTTATCAGCAACAATTAACCCACATTCCGAAATATGTAACAGAAGCATCAGAAGGAAAAGGTTTTTCGGAATTGGTAAATTATCTGATTCCCCCTTTTTAA